From Vicia villosa cultivar HV-30 ecotype Madison, WI unplaced genomic scaffold, Vvil1.0 ctg.001763F_1_1, whole genome shotgun sequence:
TTATCAATCCTTCTCCTTTCACCTTTAAAGTTGCCTTGACCACCATTCTTGTTGCAGCTGCTCTCACCCTTTTGACAAGTCGAGTTCTTGGAATTTTGGGATTCTCTTCCACCAAAATTCTAAAAAATGCATTTACTCTTCAAGGGCCATATTCATTTCGACTTCTTGTCTTTCTCATTGAAACAAGCTTGCAAAAAGATCTCTGACTTTTCCTTATCACTATTTCTCTCTCCATTTTTTGCCCATGAGCCTCAAGAGAGCTTTGTAGCTCCTTTTTTATCATCGTCGCAAGATCCTTCGATTCCTCAATCGCTACGACAATGTTATCAAATCTTGCCGTTGATGAATGCAAAATTTTCGTGATAACATACTACTTCATGACCATTTCTCCACATGCTTTTACTTGGTTCACCAACCGAGTAATTCTTGTCGCGAAATCGTTTATTGTCTCCTTCTCCTCCATTTGAATTAACTCAAGCTGACGTTTgcgagtttgtaacctcacaaccATCACCTTGTCAGCCCCTGTGTATGCTTTCTCAATAATTTCTCACGCTTGCTTCGATGATTCACAATCACCGACTTTCTCGAAATTACCTGTATCAACGCATTGATGGATTAAAAACAATGCCTTaaaaattttcttcttttcttccttatGCGTAGCTCGTTAGAACTTGGAATCACAAGGTTGATGAAAATGGAGTAATTGAATGTGGAGAGGGAGAAAGAGATAAAGAATTAGAGAGTATAATTGAGGGTGAAAAtgtgctctcttttttttttccatgAATTGTTGATGAGGTACCCTAATTGGTAAATATATACACTTTTACAATTGATTGGGATACAAGTAACAAAGCtaaaaatagaaattaactaACTGTAACTGGTTACACAGaacctgtaaccggttacaactgttttaacaattaaaagacacggtagtggtaaccggttacagcatatacgtaaccggttacacccacGACAAAACTTTCTATTTTAGTTCATAAATAAATTTCGTAATAACCGATTACAACACTTGCATTTATGGATTTTCTCTTTTTAACAATTTCATCTTATTGCCTGCCTGTTAAAATCTCCCTACTTCAGAAGTTCATTTGGCATCCTTGGGAAGAACCTAAAAACTTAGGACTCTTTTAATATTAATGAGAATGCTGACAAAATATGTCTTTCAAGTGTACAATTTTAGGAGTTACCAGCAATACCAAACCAATTTCTGCTGAAGTCAACCTCTAATTTTACAGAAATATATACATACTTAGGAGATGCTTTGACTAAAcatattttattgtaatttacACAAGGAACCCCAACTAATTATTGTACTCTAAAATTTTATTGGTTGAAGCCAAAGACTAATCCTATTGAAATCTAAAGATGATAAATATGATTATTTGATTTAAGAGCAACAAGAGGTTAATGTTGATAATAATATGACACTAAGCATATATGCTTCTAGGTCTATGGACGACAATTTAGATACTAAAATTGAAAAGAATATGATTTATTAAAGAATTTTCATATGAATTACATCCATCGTGGAGCAATAGGTAAAATTACTAATGATGGTACTATAAGTTGTTTCCAAATATCAGAAAAGGTGGAGACAGGATGATCTCCAACAAAAATCTCCATGCTTATATAATCCTACTATGAACTTAAATGAAactaaaagaaacaaaataattgTACAACTAGTAAAAGTTTGAGTATGCAATAAGAATgcaatttgccttcattttttctCATGTCCCGTATCAGAATCATGTGTGGAGGATTCATAAAGCCTTGGACATAACAAGTGAAATATGTGTAGGCTAATTAACTAATTTGTTATACCAGTTTTGTTCTGCACAAGTTGTTCAACATCACCTAGCTCCATTTCTTTTACTTGACTCTCATGTTCATTTTGAAACATCATCTCTATCTGCTCCAAAGACTTCCCTTTGGTTTCAGGTACTATtgtgaaaacaaaaacaatggcAAGGGAAGAAATAGCGGAAAACAGAAAGAATGTTCCAGCGAAAGAAATTTTCCCGGATAAAGATAGGAAAGACATGGCAACAAGGCCACTGCAGACCCTATTAGCCACAGCTCCAAGAGCGGATGCTTGAGCACGCACACGTAAAGGGAAAATTTCAGATGTCAAAACCCAGCACACAGGGCCGAGTCCAATAGAAAAAAATCCAACATTTCCACAAACAAAAAGAATACCCAATCCAATCACTAACGGCCCTTTTTCAAAAAACGAAAGAGTAGCTCCCATACAGAATAAACAAACTGTCATCCCAATTGTGCTTGTAATGAGAAGAGGTTTTCTACCAACTTTATCAATAAGAACAATGGCCACCAAAATAAAAACAGTCTTTGATATACCTACAGCAACCGTAGCAGCTAGAAGTTTTTTCTTATCTTCAATCCCAGTTGCTTGGAAAATTTCTGGACTGTAATAGACAGTTGCATCAATTCCCGAAATCTGTTGAAAACACTGAATTCCAAGACCTGTAATCAGCATCCAGCGAAGCGCAGGAGGCGGAAACAGCAATTCACGCCAAACAGGTTTGTTCTCATATTTGCCAGAATTGGCAAAACCAGCAGCCTGTTGTATCTCTGCTAGCCTCTCTTCCACTTCTTTCTCGTCTTCGTTAGTTTTCAACAGGACCGATCTAGCTTCTTCAATTCGGTTCTGCATTACCAACCACCTTGGCGACTCGGGAATAACGAAAAGAGCAAAACCAATAAACACCGAAGGCAAAATTCCAACAGCAAGCATTACTCTCCAACTTATATGCACGGAAAGACCAGAAAATGCATAATTGGATACATAACCAAGCATAATTCCTACATTAATAAAAATCTCTGGAAAAGCAGTAAGAGAGCCTCTAGTGAGATTTGGTGATATCTCAGCAATATATATAGGTGAGATCATAACTCCAAACCCTATTCCAATCCCTGCTAATAATCTTCCAATCATGAGTACTTGATAGGAAGGGGCAAAAGTCATTGTAATTCCACCTATTTGGAATATAACCGCAGCCAATGCCATTGTCCATTTTCTACCAATAATATCTGATGTTCTCCCACCACCCAAACTACCCAACAGAGAAACAATGCTAAGAATACCAATCAAAAACTCTACCTGTACCTCAGTTATATTTAGATCTTCCTTTATAAATATAACTGCACCACTCATCACACCTACATCTGCAATAGAGTTAGAATCAAAGTCAAAATCATTTGATGGGTTCTCATTTTAGATCTGTTATTATCTTAGATGCTAGGATGCAGATCAAGGTCAACGCAAAAATTGAGATAGTCAAAGAGTTTTCAAAGAGATGAATCATACCGTAACCCAGAAGAACATTGTTGAGAGAAGCAAAGATGGCACATGCGATAACATATTTCCTTGTACTGTTCCTCTTATCTTCCAATTGCTGTTGGTGCAAAGCATCATCGTTATCATCAGGAACCTGGGAATTCATCCTCAAGTACTTGTTCTTTGCTCCCAAGGGGATTCCAGATAAACCCATTTCACCATTCCCGTTTTCCTGGAACATCATTTCTTTAATTTGGAGAAAGACTAGTTTTTTAATTGTTCCGACAAGAATAAGGTTGTTGTTTGTGTTCGGTTGAACTATGGTGTTATAACATATATGAAACTGAAAAACATGGAATGTTGAAATGGGGTTTTAGATCTGAAACAGGAATTGAAACAGAAAGTGAAAGTGAGGGAATGATATGTTGAAATTAAAGAACTTGACTAAGCAACAATAGAGAGGGCCAACACTCCTTTTTCTCACGCAAGCAATGGAAGAAGGAACCAACACAAATTgactaattattttaattaattctaaATTTAAATATTAGATTTGCCAACTTGTAAGAATTTAACCCCTAATTAGCTAAAAAGGatttctaaataaaataaaataaaatttgatcctAAACTTTAATTTTGCTTAAATGGCGCTTTCCCGGAAACAAACAAGAGTGTCGGTAACAATTTTCTAATGCGCGTAGTATTGAAAAATCTAAATCAAATACAAACAAAATTCTCTTCAAAATTATATGTAATAATAATTCATcagtttaaaaattattatttttaaaatataaatttcgaTTTTTCGATTCTTTGAAATGTATCCATAGAGAACAAGCTGGCTTGAATCTTTATTATTGAATCTTCTGTGTaggtttatttttgtttttta
This genomic window contains:
- the LOC131636512 gene encoding probable polyol transporter 4 is translated as MMFQENGNGEMGLSGIPLGAKNKYLRMNSQVPDDNDDALHQQQLEDKRNSTRKYVIACAIFASLNNVLLGYDVGVMSGAVIFIKEDLNITEVQVEFLIGILSIVSLLGSLGGGRTSDIIGRKWTMALAAVIFQIGGITMTFAPSYQVLMIGRLLAGIGIGFGVMISPIYIAEISPNLTRGSLTAFPEIFINVGIMLGYVSNYAFSGLSVHISWRVMLAVGILPSVFIGFALFVIPESPRWLVMQNRIEEARSVLLKTNEDEKEVEERLAEIQQAAGFANSGKYENKPVWRELLFPPPALRWMLITGLGIQCFQQISGIDATVYYSPEIFQATGIEDKKKLLAATVAVGISKTVFILVAIVLIDKVGRKPLLITSTIGMTVCLFCMGATLSFFEKGPLVIGLGILFVCGNVGFFSIGLGPVCWVLTSEIFPLRVRAQASALGAVANRVCSGLVAMSFLSLSGKISFAGTFFLFSAISSLAIVFVFTIVPETKGKSLEQIEMMFQNEHESQVKEMELGDVEQLVQNKTGITN